DNA from Lentilitoribacter sp. Alg239-R112:
TGGCAGCATGCGCGAATCTGTGAAGGATAAGTAGCCTGTATAAAGTATAAATCCATACACAAAGAGCAGAACCAAAAAGAAGCTTGGTGCAAGCACTAGGCGTGGTAACCACTGCTGAATGCGATCCATTAAAATTTTCCTGATCAACTATTTCTTTTAAAAATGAGATCGGCAGAAAATACATCTGCCGATCTTTAACAAGTTAGTTAACAGGCACTATTTTGCGGCGTCAACAGCTGCTGCAAGCTCTTTAGCTGCTGTTGCGCTGTCGTATTCGCCATTAAAGTGGGCTGTCACAACATCATAGATAGCGTTCTTAATAGACGCTGGATTTGCATGTCCATGTGCCATTGACCCATAAAGTCCGCCAGAGCTGTTAGCTTCAGCAAAATCTGCCATTCCCTTTTTACCGCAATCGTCAAAATCTGTATTCGGCACATCAGTACGTGCAGGCACAGAACCTTTTACAACATTAAATGCAGATTGGAATGTTGGATTCATCACAGATGCCGCCATTGCCATTTGAGCATCTGATGCATCACCTTGATCAAACATAACGAATTGATCAGAGTTAAATGTGACTTTGCCTTGCGTACCCGGGAAACGAATACAAACGAAGTCTTCACCTGGTTTTTGATCAGCTTTAAGGAATTCACCTTTAGCCCAGTCACCCATCATTTGCATGCCGGCTTTACCCTCGATAACCATTGCAGAAGCTAGGTTCCAGTCACGGCCAGAAAAATTGTCATCCACATAAGAGCGAAGTTTAGTCATACGCTCAAATGCTTTGACCATATCAGCGCCACCTAGAGCAGCTTCATCAAGATCAATAAATGCAGATTTATACAAATCAGAACTTACGCCCAGAACAACAGCATCGAAAATCGTTGCATCTTGCCAGGCTTGACCACCATGAGCCAATGGAGTGATTCCATTTGCTTTCATTGCATCAAGGACAGCAACCAATTCATCCCAGTTTTGTGGGGCCTTGCCACCAGCAGCATCAAGAGCAGATTTGTTAATCCATACCCAGTTTG
Protein-coding regions in this window:
- a CDS encoding ABC transporter substrate-binding protein, which codes for MLLVSSVNVASANDVEVLHWWTSGGEAAAIGVLKDDLSTKGVGWKDMPVAGGGGSDAMTVLRARVTGGNAPTAAQMLGFDIKDWAESTGKLGNLNAVAEKEGWADVVPAALQEFSKHDGNWIAAPVNVHSTNWVWINKSALDAAGGKAPQNWDELVAVLDAMKANGITPLAHGGQAWQDATIFDAVVLGVSSDLYKSAFIDLDEAALGGADMVKAFERMTKLRSYVDDNFSGRDWNLASAMVIEGKAGMQMMGDWAKGEFLKADQKPGEDFVCIRFPGTQGKVTFNSDQFVMFDQGDASDAQMAMAASVMNPTFQSAFNVVKGSVPARTDVPNTDFDDCGKKGMADFAEANSSGGLYGSMAHGHANPASIKNAIYDVVTAHFNGEYDSATAAKELAAAVDAAK